In Candidatus Bathyarchaeota archaeon, the sequence CATTGTAAATGTCCGAGGCTATCTTGCCCAACACCACCTCTTGGGCAAACTGATCAAAAGTAAGGACAGCAGCCTTCTCGCCCACAATTCGTCTCATAATGCTTCTTATAGCCAACTCTTGAGACGTTTTCACACGGTTCAAAGTAAAGGCGCTCACTGCAACCCTAAGCTTGTAACTGTCCTTGGTTGTAACATTGAGAACTGCGTCAATAAGGGTAGTTCTTCGGCGGACCAAGCTGCGCAGATAGTCTCTGCTGTATTCATGGCCTTTGAACACTGTTTTGGCTGTTTTGTCGTCTACTTCGGTGACTTGAAAATACATTTTGAGGTATTGATGCGAAAAGTCGTTGGTAATGTCATAAAGCGTAGCGTCTAGGACTCTGCCAACAAGTTTTTTTTGGTCATCTGCTGGTATAGCGCCCAGTTCAACGTTCCCGAAGTAGTTCGGCGTCATGACTGTGTACCAAGCTTTGTTGCGCCATTTGTCACGAACACGCCTTCTTCCACGTTTAGACACATTTTTGCCCTCGTTGCGTCTGGAAAATTCAACATCCAAGTATTAAAACGTTTAGTGTAGCTCAAGCTTTTCTAAGCCATTAATGTATTTGGTTAACGCTTCAGGAATAAGAACTGTCCCGTCTTTTTGTTGGTATTGTTCCAGTATTGCTAGCATTGTTCTGCTTGTTGCTAAAGCGGTGTTGTTTATTGTGTGAACGAAGCCTTTGGGCGCCTGACCTTCCTTTTCTCGGTAGCGGATGTTTAGACGTCGAGCTTGGTAGTCTGTGCAGTTCGAATTTGAACCAACTTCTCTGTAAACGCCGTCAGCCATCCAAACATTAATGTCGTACTTCTTCGCCGCCACTGT encodes:
- a CDS encoding 30S ribosomal protein S3ae, which codes for MDVEFSRRNEGKNVSKRGRRRVRDKWRNKAWYTVMTPNYFGNVELGAIPADDQKKLVGRVLDATLYDITNDFSHQYLKMYFQVTEVDDKTAKTVFKGHEYSRDYLRSLVRRRTTLIDAVLNVTTKDSYKLRVAVSAFTLNRVKTSQELAIRSIMRRIVGEKAAVLTFDQFAQEVVLGKIASDIYN